One segment of Macrotis lagotis isolate mMagLag1 chromosome 1, bilby.v1.9.chrom.fasta, whole genome shotgun sequence DNA contains the following:
- the OR52B6 gene encoding olfactory receptor 52B6 isoform X1 has protein sequence MFPLNITDTHLTDCFLTGIPGLEHLHIWISIPFCIMYVTALAGNSILISAIVSQRSLHEPMYLFLSMLASIDVLLSTCTVPKALTIFWLGTQAISFDECLTQMFCIHFLFATDSGILLAMAFDRYVAICSPLHYNTILTPTIIRKIAGATLARSFCIIFPVIFLLKRLPYCQDNIISHTFCEHMGIAWLSCADISVNIWYGLMVALLSTGLDAILIAISYVRILCTVFYLPSQEAQHKALGTCGSHICVILLFYIPALFSAFAYRFGRKSIPHYVHILLANLYVVIPPMLNPVIYGVRTKQIWEGTVQMFLQLRK, from the coding sequence ATGTTTCCTCTGAATATCACTGATACCCACCTTACTGACTGCTTCCTCACTGGAATACCAGGTCTGGAACACCTGCACATCTGGATTTCTATCCCTTTCTGCATCATGTATGTGACTGCCTTGGCAGGGAATAGTATCCTGATCAGTGCCATTGTTTCCCAGAGAAGCCTTCATGAACCCATGTACCTGTTCCTGTCCATGCTGGCCAGCATTGATGTCCTGCTCTCTACTTGCACGGTGCCCAAGGCTCTGACAATCTTCTGGTTAGGTACCCAAGCCATCTCCTTTGATGAATGTCTCACCCAGATGTTCTGTATCCATTTTCTATTTGCAACTGACTCAGGCATCCTGCTGGCCATGGCCTTTGACCGCTATGTGGCCATCTGTTCACCTTTACACTATAACACTATTCTTACTCCCACTATCATCAGAAAGATAGCTGGGGCCACACTTGCACGTAGCTTCTGCATTATATTTCCAGTTATCTTCCTCCTCAAAAGGTTACCCTACTGCCAGGACAATATAATCTCTCATACTTTCTGTGAGCACATGGGCATTGCCTGGTTATCCTGTGCTGATATCTCTGTCAATATCTGGTATGGTTTGATGGTTGCCTTGCTCTCCACAGGTCTAGATGCCATTCTTATTGCCATCTCTTATGTACGCATCTTATGCACAGTCTTCTATCTTCCCTCACAAGAAGCTCAGCACAAAGCACTGGGTACATGTGGCTCTCATATTTGTGTTATACTGCTCTTCTACATTCCTGCTTTATTTTCTGCCTTTGCCTACCGCTTTGGAAGGAAAAGTATCCCCCATTATGTTCATATCCTCCTAGCCAACCTCTATGTTGTAATCCCACCCATGCTCAACCCTGTCATTTATGGTGTAAGAACCAAACAGATTTGGGAAGGAACTGTCCAGAtgtttttacagttgagaaagtgA
- the OR52B6 gene encoding olfactory receptor 52B6 isoform X2 — protein sequence MYVTALAGNSILISAIVSQRSLHEPMYLFLSMLASIDVLLSTCTVPKALTIFWLGTQAISFDECLTQMFCIHFLFATDSGILLAMAFDRYVAICSPLHYNTILTPTIIRKIAGATLARSFCIIFPVIFLLKRLPYCQDNIISHTFCEHMGIAWLSCADISVNIWYGLMVALLSTGLDAILIAISYVRILCTVFYLPSQEAQHKALGTCGSHICVILLFYIPALFSAFAYRFGRKSIPHYVHILLANLYVVIPPMLNPVIYGVRTKQIWEGTVQMFLQLRK from the coding sequence ATGTATGTGACTGCCTTGGCAGGGAATAGTATCCTGATCAGTGCCATTGTTTCCCAGAGAAGCCTTCATGAACCCATGTACCTGTTCCTGTCCATGCTGGCCAGCATTGATGTCCTGCTCTCTACTTGCACGGTGCCCAAGGCTCTGACAATCTTCTGGTTAGGTACCCAAGCCATCTCCTTTGATGAATGTCTCACCCAGATGTTCTGTATCCATTTTCTATTTGCAACTGACTCAGGCATCCTGCTGGCCATGGCCTTTGACCGCTATGTGGCCATCTGTTCACCTTTACACTATAACACTATTCTTACTCCCACTATCATCAGAAAGATAGCTGGGGCCACACTTGCACGTAGCTTCTGCATTATATTTCCAGTTATCTTCCTCCTCAAAAGGTTACCCTACTGCCAGGACAATATAATCTCTCATACTTTCTGTGAGCACATGGGCATTGCCTGGTTATCCTGTGCTGATATCTCTGTCAATATCTGGTATGGTTTGATGGTTGCCTTGCTCTCCACAGGTCTAGATGCCATTCTTATTGCCATCTCTTATGTACGCATCTTATGCACAGTCTTCTATCTTCCCTCACAAGAAGCTCAGCACAAAGCACTGGGTACATGTGGCTCTCATATTTGTGTTATACTGCTCTTCTACATTCCTGCTTTATTTTCTGCCTTTGCCTACCGCTTTGGAAGGAAAAGTATCCCCCATTATGTTCATATCCTCCTAGCCAACCTCTATGTTGTAATCCCACCCATGCTCAACCCTGTCATTTATGGTGTAAGAACCAAACAGATTTGGGAAGGAACTGTCCAGAtgtttttacagttgagaaagtgA
- the LOC141490292 gene encoding olfactory receptor 52A5-like, which translates to MANDTIFMPSLLLLIGIPGLETVQGWIGIPFCAIYVVAMIGNCLLLFIIQFENSLHKPMYLFLAMLGVTDIALSTCILPKMLGIFWFNLQGIHFEACLLQMWLIHTFQSIESGILLAMAVDRYVAICEPLRHSTIFTPQLLSQIGIGVTLRAAILVAPCLVLIKCRLKHYRTIVISHTYCEHMAIVKLAADDIGVNKAYGLFVAFIILGFDIIFIILSYILIFIAVFRLPQKEARFKAFNTCIAHIFVFLEFYLLAFFSFFTHRFGFHIPPYVHILLSNLYLLVPPLLNPIIYGVKTKEIRNHIIKMLYH; encoded by the coding sequence ATGGCTAATGACACCATCTTCATGCCATCTCTACTTTTGCTAATTGGAATACCTGGCCTGGAAACTGTGCAGGGCTGGATTGGAATTCCATTCTGTGCTATATATGTTGTTGCCATGATTGGAAACTGCCTGCTTCTATTCATCATCCAGTTTGAGAACAGCCTCCACAAGCCCATGTACCTCTTCCTGGCCATGCTGGGGGTCACTGATATTGCCCTTAGCACTTGCATTCTTCCCAAGATGCTGGGCATCTTCTGGTTTAATCTGCAGGGTATACACTTTGAGGCCTGTCTGCTGCAGATGTGGCTCATCCACACCTTCCAGTCCATAGAGTCGGGCATCTTATTGGCCATGGCCGTGGACCGATATGTGGCCATCTGTGAACCCCTGAGACACAGTACTATTTTCACCCCACAACTCCTCAGTCAGATTGGGATTGGGGTGACATTAAGGGCTGCTATCTTGGTGGCTCCCTGCCTTGTGCTTATCAAATGTCGTCTCAAACACTATAGAACTATAGTCATTTCTCACACTTATTGTGAGCACATGGCCATTGTGAAATTGGCTGCTGATGACATTGGAGTTAACAAGGCCTATGGTTTGTTTGTGGCCTTTATCATCCTAGGCTTTGACATCATCTTCATTATTCTTTCCTACATTCTGATCTTCATTGCAGTGTTTCGCCTTCCCCAGAAAGAGGCTCGGTTCAAAGCCTTCAATACCTGCATTGCTCACATCTTTGTATTTCTTGAATTCTACCTCcttgctttcttctcttttttcactcATAGATTTGGGTTCCACATCCCTCCTTATGTCCACATCCTTCTCTCTAACCTTTATCTCTTGGTCCCACCTCTCCTCAATCCCATCATCTATGGAGTAAAGACTAAGGAAATTAGGAATCACATCATCAAAATGTTATACCATTAG